ATGCTGGCTCTGATGGTGGTAATGAGCGCTGTGCTGTTCTCCTCTCCCATAGTTATTGGTATTTGTGCGCTGATGATGCAGTTTTCTGTGATTGGAGTTCACTCTCTGATGTCGGGAACGGCGGCGGCGGATTTCGGCGGGCGTAAGGCGACGGCCACGGCCTCGGGGATTGTTGATGGTTTTGTGTATCTCGGAAGCGGAATTCAATCGATCAGTCTTGGATTTTTGGTCAGTAAGAACTGGCAATTCTGGCCGCTCTTCCTTCTTCCCTTCACGGCGATTGGTTGCGTGTTGGCGATTCGTATTTGGAAAGAACTTCCATTAGCCACTAAAAAGTATATTGATAATGTCGAGAATGCGGACTCACCCAAGGAGCAGCGCGATCGCGGCGCTTTCCTAAAAAAACAAGTGATGAGCGAGGAAGTCTAATGAGAATTTTAATCCGTCTTTGTTTCATCGTTTTTGGAGCCGCAGGCTGCGAAACGGCAGCCCCGTCGCGCTTCAATTCCGCTCAGGATATTGTCAGTCCTGCGTGCACGAGCGGAGGCGATGCAAAGTCGTTGAGAGTGGCAGATAATAAAATTAAGCCCCTGACCTCGTCTGAAGGTAAAGCTATCTTAGGGTTCGAGGTTTTAAATTCCGGCGAGGTCATAAACACCACGATCTGCCAATCGTCCGGTCAGCCTGCGGTCGACAACGAATTGATTTCGAATCTCAAACAAATGAGATTTGCGAGCGGCCAAGCAGGTCTTTATCGATTAAAAACCTACCGCTAGCCTAGCGGCAGGGGGGAGCCGACTGTGCGAGGCTTAGGATATGGTCCACCCACTCGGCGGTGATGTGAGCGTTGGTGCTCTCGCGATTCACTTGCGATACGTTTTCGGGCAACTGGATGGCAAAGTCGGGATGAGACTTGATGGAGTCGCCCGTCCACTCGCCGCGATCCACTAAAAATTTTGAACCTTCCCATTTTCCATAAAGATCGAAGGTGTAAATGAAAGGGGATTCGATCGCGCCGATGCCCGTGTGATTTTCTCTTTGTTGTTCTTGTGCAGAGATCTTATATGAGGGCGTAGAAATAAAGAGGCGTGCCGAAACTTTATGGGCGTCTGCAGTTTTACGAATGGTGAGTTCTGCAGAATTGATGACCTCTGTCCAAACTTCGCTGTCGGGATCGCTATCAAACAAAAGATGACGTTTTTTTTGACCGAGTTCCACAGTTATGAGTTTGAGAAAATCCTGCGGAAAAATATCCTCCCTAATCGACTGAGACCCATTGGCGGGCTCGCCCCAAATTCCACGCCACTGATCGGGATCGACTTTGGAGTAAGTCATTATTAAAAGCGCTTTCAAATCTTTCGGCGTCCAGCAGACGCCATGAATCATGGCGGATCTTTGAGGTTCGGGGTGAAGTGCGGCCGCAAAGGCGCGAGCATCGCAAAGCCCCGCCCACGGCGGTTGATCTAAGGAGTCGTAGAATCTGTTCTGGATTTGTGTGGCCTGCGCTGCTTGACCGGTGAGAGACGAAACGAGCTTGTCGTATTTCTGAAGCGGAGAAAAGTTTCCCTGCACCGACCGGGTGAGCTCCCTGTCTTTTAAAGGATACCACCAGCTCGACCATGCCGGTCGATCAGCGGTAAAGACCGTTTTTCCTTCCTCAATAATGAGAGGACCAAGTTTTTGCGTCGCGATTTGTGTTTTCGGTGGAAGCGCTTGCGCAGAGGGAGCGTGAGTTGGGCGCGGGGGCGTTGCACGAGGCCCTGTCGGCGACGTCGGCGCAGACGGCGCGACCGATGGATCTGGCTCGGAGGGATCCATGTTTTTCCCCGGAGGAAATGGGAGGGGCTGGCCGTCTCGTCCGACAAAAGGTCGCTGCGGTGAGGGTTCATTGCGTTTTTTTTTGGAACTCGGGCAAGCGGTGAGGAGAATGGACATCAAGATCCATAACAGAATTTTAAAATGTAAAACTTGAAGCATAGGAAATTCCCAAACCGTTGAGAGTGAGGCTCAGTTATACGTAAAAAACCGGTGATTCTCTAGGAAAGGGACAGCCCTCGATAATCTCTACAGGACTGTCGAAGAATTGTTCAGTTGAATGTGTCGTGTGAAATTAGTTGTCCTGATCGTAAAAGCAATCGGACCCCAAATCGCTGTACTTGCCGGGCGCTACGATTTTAATTTTCGTCGTACAATAGTGAAGGCCCCAGTCGTTGGTAAATCCTTGCACCGCTTGGACGGCGGTTTCCACCGTCATCACATCCCCCTCGGACTTGGGTTCTTTCTCGTAGCTCAGGCTCGAAAGATCAACTTCGCGCGAATATTCACGAAAGTGGTTTTCGATACTGTCGCGAACGATGAGATCGATCTCGCCAAAATCGGCAAAGGTGGATGGGGTAAGTAGAGTGCAAAAGAGATAAAGAGATAAGTGCTTCATAGGCCGGGAGATTGCCCCGGCCTAAGGCTTCAGTCAACTAGTGCGGGGGAGCAATTTCCTCAGGAACGGGGATGGGTAGTATCTGTGGATTCTCCTGCGGCTTTTCCGGCAAAGGGGCAGGGGGAGGTGCCACCGAAGCAGGATCCGCCGTTGTAGAAGTTTCCTCGCGAGTGGGAGTTGTCACATAAAAATTTACAACCTTGAGCACAGTCGCCGCCCGTGGATTACTACGCACGACCACCGGAGAGCCGACAACTACTGGAGCTGAGTCCCAGATTCGACGGGCCTCCATGGTGATCGTTTCGATTTCTGTGGGTTTACGGAGATAGTAAAGATCTTCGTTGAGGGACTTGCCCTCGGCTTTCAGCTTCTCGATCAGTTCATTTTTTCGCTCTTGAGTGACGGCGCGAAAGCGCTCTCTCAACTTCATAAATCCGAGATCTTTTTTAGCAGTGAGAACCAAAACGCCACTGCTATCGAATTCAGCTCTCCAGTCGGGTTTGTCACCCACGAGCTGTCGAAATTCGTAACTTCGGCGGTCGTTTCCATGGAGAGAAAACGACACTTCGATCGGAAAACGATCGAACTCAGTTTCTTTTAAGCTCGCTCGAGGATTAGAGACGATCACAGGCTTTTGAATCGTTCTTTTCCAATAATACTCTTGATAAAGTGAGCCAACGGCGAGGCCACCGATTGCGAATTTCCCGACGGCCATGGCGCGATGATTTCGAGTTTCGTCTTCCACTTTAAACCAACGTGACGAGAGGTAGTTGAGGAAGTGGGTCGCATATTTTTCTTTGGCGATTTCATCGGCTGTTAAATAGCTAAAACTTTTCTGGTACCGGCGAGTCACAATCGAGTAATAACCGGGACGGATCCTCACGGTTTCTCCGGCAAGGATGGGTCGACTGAGTACGGGATCGGGCTCGCCTGAGATCACGCGAATCACTTCCAGACGTGGATCCTCAAGCCGAAGTAAATTGAGATCAACAACGCTTTCTGCCGTCGCGGCTTCTGGGGCTGTCGAATTGTTGTAAGAGATGGTTTGATCGATCCGCTGAGAAATAATACCGAGCACGGTAGAGACACAAACTTTTCCTTCCGGGGCTTCGCACGTCGCGGAATTTGGTTTCGCTTGTTCGGTGATGGAAAGATCGATTTGCGAAACGACTTTCTCGATGATCTGAGTGGCGACTTTGTCGAAAAGCTCTGAATTATTTCCCGCTTGCGTCTCGATCGTCACTCCCGATTTTTCCATGGAGGTGCGTAAGGCCACATCGAGATCGGCACGAGCGATGTATTTTTCGCCTTTGGCCGCCAACTGAAAATTGACGGCGAGCTGCTGACGGTTCACTGTAATCCGCACAGCTCCGTTGTTCTGACGAGCTTTAAAGTGAAATTTAACTCGCGCTTGGAGGCCCACGCGGCTTTGGAGAGCGCCGACAACACTGTGGTATTCTTCTTTGGTCATGGGAAGATTAAAAACTCGGGGTTTGCCGAGGTAATCCACCACGTCGTTAGCTTCGACATTTGTCGATCCCACGCGACTCACGGCCGAAATGTACTCAGGAATACTCACTTCAATATAGGTGAGAGGAATCGGGGAAATGGTGTGAACTCTTTTTGCCGGATCTTTTTCTTTGGCGTTGAGAAAATTTTTGACGGCGGTAAAGTTGCAGGTTTGCACGGAGCCCATTTCGTCGAGATGCACTTTGGATTTAATATCGGCTTCGTCATAAGGGAAGTACAACTGAACGCTGAGGAGATGGTTTTTATTTTCGCGCCACTCTTTCACTTCGCGAATGCTAAAAATGTTTTCCCCAGTTTCGTCCACATCGATCATCACGTAGGGAAGGACGTAGATAATTCCTTGCGCCCCTTGCGAGCTTCTAAAGAATTCGCGATCGCAACCCAAAGACGTATCGATGGCCACGTGTTCAAGTTGAATGGCTTCGACGCCATTTGCGAAAAGGCCCTGGCTGAAGAGAGCTAGGGCCGCAAACGTGATGATCACATATTTTGAAATCATATTTGTTCCGTATTTGTGGATTATTTTGAAGGCGGTGCTGGAGGATAGATAGGAGCTGGCGATTCTTCGATGCTGCAAAGAGCGACGATGTTATAATTGGCTTGAGCCACTTCCGAGCACGTCACTTCTTTGACCCACGGGCGAGATTGAGGAGTGGGTTCGGAGATCACGTTGTAGGCAGGAGCAATTTTAGTTTCGACACGCGCAGAAACAATGACGGCCTGACTACAAGTGAGTTTGATTTTCATTTCCGCCAACTGACCTGAGCGTCGGTGCGGATGATTTTCCCATTGAGCGCAAGCTTGTTTGAGAACCTCTAGGCCTGGGTTGGGTTGTTGATAATTTTCATTCGGACATTGTGGAGACTGATAGTCACCTTCAACTGGATGCTGCGGGCCTTGATCCGCGTAGTAGGGAGGTTGAGGCTGCTGGTGTCCGTAATAAGGACGTTGAACATGGCGCCGACCTTGAGGTGCGGTCGCAATAACCCCTTGAGCAAATAGCTCGCTCGAAAACACTAATAACGCGAAAAGAGTGATTAATTTCATAATTTTCCTCCGGTAGTAAGACCCCACTACGTATCGATTTTACGAAAATGATGCAACGCTTAAAGCCTCGGTTGAAAATATGACAGGCTTCCTCGTGGAGCCCACTTCCGACCCGAAAATTTTAATTTTTGTCATCAGGAAATTTCAGGCAAATCGCCTGATTTTGTGGTGCAACGTTAAATGAAAACAAAACGAAATTAGCTTGAAAAACTAAGCAATTAACGGTTACTTTGAAGATCAAAACTTTCGCTTTGTGACGTCTTCGCGCAGGTCCGTAATACTCTCGTATTAAGGGTTGGGAGCGCGGGTTAAAGTTGGGAAAGGGCTTAAATGAGCACGGCCGTACAAAATCAAAATTCCGAAATTGATGAAATCTCAAAATCATTTGCGTTTACGACACGACTTGATGATCTCGTAGCTTGGGGAAGAAAAAACTCTCTCTGGCCTCTTCCGTATGGAACAGCTTGCTGCGGGATCGAACTCATGTCTGTGATGGGACCCAAATACGACCTTGCGCGATTCGGTGCAGAGGTGGTGCGTTTCTCTCCTCGCCAAGCTGATTTGCTCTTGGTGGCAGGAACAATTACCGAAAAAATGGGACCGATTCTTGTTCATATTTACGAGCAGATGCTAGAGCCGAAGTACGTACTCTCGATGGGTGCTTGCGCCAGTTCTGGAGGCTTCTATCGCTCGTATCACGTGATGCAAGGAATCGATAAAGTGATTCCGGTGGACGTCTACGTTCCCGGTTGTCCTCCGACTCCTGAGGCTGTTCTCGATGGAGTTATGCTTTTACAAAAAATGATTGCTGAACACAAACCACGTCCTTGGCGCGACAATTGGGTGAATCCGTATGAAAAATCAAAAGCTTGAAGTTTACAAAAGTGATCTCGCTCAGAGATTCAAAAACGCATCTGATTTCAAATGGAGTGAATCCTTTGGAAGTTATGTGGTCATCGTGCCATCAGCAATGGTGCGTGATGTTCTGCAGTTTTTAAAAGAGCGCGGCCACTTTAATTTTTTAATGAACCTAACCGCGGCCGATTATCCCGAACGCCAAGAGCGTTTTGATGTGGTGTACGAACTGTTCAATGCCAAAGACGGTTCTCGCTTACGTATCAAAACAATGGTGGGAGAAAATCAACCGGTGCCTTCGGTGATTTCTGTCTGGAAAGGTGCCGATTGGTTTGAACGCGAAGTTTGGGACATGTTCGGAGTTAAATTCGACGGTCACCCGAATTTACGTCGAATTCTCACGCACCATCAGTTTAAAGGTCACGCTTTACGTAAGGACTATCCGGCAGATCTCCAACAGATGTGCGATACGGCTTTGCCGATTCACTTTGACAATGGCACTGAGCCTGCGACGAAGGTGGACAATCTCGTTTCTTTGAACATCGGTCCTTCGCATCCTGCTACTCACGGAACACTTCGCGTGATGGCGCAATTGGATGGTGAAAAAATTCATCGTGCGGGTGTAGAGATTGGCTATCTCCATCGGTGCTTCGAAAAAATGGCCGAAACTCATCCTTACAATCAGGTCATTCCGTACACCGATCGATTAAATTACTGTTCGGCTCCGATGAACAACGTGGGCTATTGCAAAGCCATCGAGCGGATGCTGGGTGTAGATATTCCGGCGAAAGCTAAAGCGATGCGTATCATCCTTTGCGAACTTTCTCGTTTTATTGATCACGTGGTTTGTATCGGTGCGAACGCCGTGGATTTGGGAGCGCTCACGGGCTTCTTCCACCTCTTCACTCTTCGTGAAAAGGTTTATAATGTTTTTGAAAAACTTTGCGGAGCGCGATTAACGGTGTCCATGACCCGTATTGGTGGAATGGCTCAAGATGCGCCTGACGGATGGTTTGGAGACGTTCTTGAGCTTTGTAAAGAATTAAGAAAAGGCGTTTCGGAAATCGAATTGCTCCTTTCTGAAAATAAAATTTGGATTCAAAGAACACAAAACATCGGCTCTATCTCTGCAGAAAGCGCGATTCAGTGGGGCTACACTGGTCCTTGCCTTCGCGCCGCGGGAGTTCCGTTGGATCTTCGCAAGTTAGATCCTTACTACGGATACGAAACTTTAGATTTTGATGTTCCTGTCGGCTCCACCGGTGATGTTTACGAGCGCTATCTCGTGCGCGTGGAAGAAATGAAGCAGTCGGTGAGAATCGTGGAGCAGATTTGCAAAAATATCCCGGGTGGAGATTATACCATTCGCGATAAGAGCATCGTTCTTCCAGACAAAAAAGATGTTTATGGAAACATCGAAGGTCTTATGAATCACTTTATGTTGGTGATTCACGGTCTCCGTCCTCCGGTGGGCGAAGTTTACGACGCGACAGAGGCGGCGAACGGTGAATTGGGCTTCTATGCTGTCAGTGATGGCGCGGGAACTCCGTACCGTTTAAAAGTTCGTCCTCCTTGTTTTGCCATTTATCAATCGTTCCCTGAGTCGATCACTGGCGGATTGCTCGCTGATGTGATCGCAATTTTAGGAAGTATGAATCTCATTGCTGGTGAATTGGATAGGTAGGAAATATGTTTGAACTTTCAACTGAAGGCCAAAAATTTGTAAAAAGTGAACTCTCGCGGTACGAAACCAAAGAGTCGGCGATTATTCCGAGTCTGTTTCGGGCCCAAAAAGAAAACGGCGGGTGGGTGAGTGACGAAGTCATTGCTCATTTGAGTCAGCTGATGGAGATCCCAGAGGCCCGCATCAACGAAGTCTTCCATTTCTATACGATGTTCAATAAAGAGCCTGTGGGTCGTCACCACGTGCAAGTGTGTTGCAATGTGGCCTGTGCCATGGCGGGAACACGGGAAATGATGCACGATTTTTTACGCGAGTATGGAGTCGATGAGAACGAGATGACGGAAGATGGTCGATTTACATTTACTCGTGTGGAGTGTCTCGGTGCCTGTGATAAAGCGCCGATGATGCAAATTAACGAAAAGTATCACGAAGATTTAACTCTAGAGCGCGCAAAACAAATTCTAAAAGGTTTAAAATAATATGGCTGAAGCAAAAATTTTGACCGAACATTATAAGGATGACGCCTACAAGACCCTTGCTGGTTACAAAGCAAAGGGTGGCTACGAGACATTAAAAAAAGCATTTTCCCTGCAACCGGCAGACATCGTCACAATGGTGAAAGAGTCTGGACTTCGTGGTCGCGGTGGAGCCGGCTTCCCCACAGGAATGAAGTGGAGCTTTTTACCCAATAATAATGAGCCCCGTTATCTTCTCTGTAATGCCGATGAAGGGGAGCCTTGTACCTTTAAAGATCGTTTGATGATGGAGCGAGCTCCACACCAATTGATCGAAGGAATGATTATTTCGGCTTACGCTGTTAAATCTCAAAAATCTTACATTTACATTCGCGGTGAATACACCGATTGCGTGCAAATCATCGGCGATGCGATCAAAGAAGCCTACAAAGACGGTCTTCTTGGTAAAAACATTCTCGGTTCGGGATTTGATCACGAGATGGATGTTTACGTCGGTGCCGGCGCTTATATCTGCGGTGAAGAGACCGGAATGATTTCCTCTCTCGAAGGATTAAAAGGGCAGCCGAAGTTAAAGCCGCCATTTCCAGCGGTGAAGGGCTATCTTGGTAAACCCACAATCGTGAATAACGTGGAAACTTTGGCCTCTGTCATTTACATCGTTCGCGATGGTGTCAAAGAGTACCGAAGGCACGGAACAGAAAAATCTCCTGGAACAAAACTCTTCGCGGTGAGCGGAGATGTAATTCGCCCGGGAACTTACGAGGTTCCGCTCGGTTACAAACTGATCGATTTGATCGAAAACGAGTGCGGCGGACTTAAGCCAGGTCGAAAACTTAAAGCCGTGATTCCGGGTGGAACATCGGCTCCTGTTCTGAATGCCGATGAATGTCGTCAAGCGACCATGGATTATGAATGTTTGGCGAATATGGGTACGATGTTGGGCTCAGGCTCTGTCGTGGTGCTTGATGATTCCCGGTGTATGGTCGACATGCTCGGTGTGATCACGCACTTTTATCATCATGAATCTTGTGGTCAGTGCACTCCGTGCCGCGAAGGTACGGGCTGGCTGAATAAAGTGGTCGGTTCGATCATGGCTGGAAAAGGCTCCATCCAGGATATCGATACTCTTTGCAAAGTGGCCGACAACATGAAAGGTCGCACGATCTGCGCACTTTCAGATGCGGCGGCATTACCCGTTTTGAGTTTTGTTCCCAAATTTCGCGATGAATTTGAATACTACATTCGGCAAGGTACATCTAAGGTGAGAGGAATTCGTTATGGTCAATTGCACCATTAATGGCAAGCCCGTCTCGATGAAAGACGGCTCAACCATCATTCAGGCGTTTAAAGAATTGAACGAGGATATTTGTCATTACTGCTGGCATCCTGCTTTGAGTATCGCAGGTGTTTGCCGCTTGTGTATGGTGGAGATCGAAGGGAACCCAAAACTTCAGATCGCTTGTAACACGACCATCGCCGAAGGCATGAAGATCACCAACCAGAGCGAAAAAGTAAAAGACGCGGTGAAATGGGGACTCGATTTCCATTTGATCAATCACCCTCTGGATTGTCCGATTTGCGATCAAGCCGGTGAGTGTGGATTGCAAGATCAATACATGCAGTTTGGAAAATACGATCCCGAAATGGCCGAACGCAAAGTGAAGAAGAGAAAGGTTGTAGATCTTGGCGAAAGAGTCGTTTTGGATTCTGAGCGCTGTATCCTTTGCTCTCGTTGCGTGCGCTTTACCGAAGAGATTTCTAAAACCAATGAGTTGGGAATCTTTAATCGCGGTGATCATAGCGAAATCGGTACTTTTAAAGACAAGCCTCTCAACAACAATTATTCTGTAAATACAGTCGATATTTGCCCGGTGGGTGCGCTCACTTCTAAAGATTTCCGTTTTAAACAACGAGTTTGGTTCCTTAAAGACCAACCGTCAGTTTGTACGGGTTGTTCCACAGGATGTAACGTGGACGTGTACTTTAATAAAGAAGGTACATGGAGAATGAAGCCGCGCTTTAATCCTGATGTGAATGGCTACTGGATGTGTGATGTCGGTCGCGATATGTATAAGCACACCAACTTATTCCATACTGAAGTGACGGGTGAACGCGGTCAAAAAAATGTGACCAAAAATCTGAGCCGTCTCACTTTAGCGTCGTCAGCCGTTCATGGCCAAAAAGAGTTTATGGATGTGGCCTTTGCCGTTCAAAAGCTCCGCGACACATTGTCGAGCACAAAAGAAGCAGCTCTAGTGGTGACCGCCCAAAACACGGTCGAAGAGCTTGACGCGATGGTGGGATACTTTGCTAAAAAATTTGGAGCTCAGCACATTTATCATTGGAGCAATTCTCCGGGGACGGATGAAGGCTTTGATGGTCTTCTCTACAGACCTAGCGATAAGAATCCAAATACTGCGGGCCTCAAAAAAGTTTTCGAGAAGCACGGCGTGAAGTCTCAGCCTTGGAAGGCCGAGGGTTCTAAGTACAAAACAACGGTGGTTGTTGCTCCAGAGACAGTCATGACTTATCCTGACTTTGCACAAAGAATCCTTTCTTTAAAGGACATGAGCACCGTCATTTGGTTAGGCAGCACCGATAGTGAAAACTTCGAAGAGCTTAAGGGTGAAACTTGGTTAATCCCGACAAAAACATTTGTTGAAAAATCGGGAACCTTTATCAACTACAAAGGTCTTGAGCAAAAGATCAGACCGGTGACTTTGATTGTTCCGAATGCCATGGGTGTGGATGACATTGCTGCCGTTTGGACGGGACAAGCTCCCAACTCGGAATCTGTCCCTTATGATCCGACAGAGCGTGTAGAGAATGAGTTCGTTTATCACAGAGGTTCGTTATGAGTGGATATGTTCGTTTAAAAGTTCCTCAGCAGTCTAAATCTTGGTATTTGCCTGCGATCTTTTCCGGTCTCGCATTTACTTTTAAAACGATGGTGAAAAACTTATCGAATAAAAAGCAAATGCCGACGCTCAATTATCCGGAAGAAAAGTATCAGTACTCCTCACGTTTTAAAGGGAATCACGTATTGACCGTTAAAAAAGACGGTAAACTTCGCTGCACGGCTTGCATGTTGTGTGCGACAGCGTGCCCAGCTCAGTGCATTTCGATCGTCGCGTCTGAGGATAACGATCCTTCGGTGGAAAAGTATCCCATCAATTACGAAATCGATATTCTCCGCTGTGTCTTTTGCGGATTCTGCGAAGAGGCCTGCCCGGTGGACGCGATTCGTATGGGTCCTGAGTGGCAAACTCCAGGACGCAATGGCGAAAACTTTGTCTACGACATTAAGCACTTGGCTCACCGAGCGAATCTGAATGACGGCAAAGGTGTGCAGTCGATCGTCGACGAAACTGAACGCCACAACCTGATCTAGGTTTTTGATTCTGAATTAGATTTTTAAGTTAAAATTTGAAAAAGGCTATTTTGAGGACGCGGGCTGCGGGCGGCAATCCAAATTGCTACCGCACTTTCCGCCCTCCATGCCCTCGCCGTTTTCGCCGACGGGAAGTCGGCGATCG
This is a stretch of genomic DNA from Bdellovibrionales bacterium. It encodes these proteins:
- a CDS encoding energy transducer TonB; amino-acid sequence: MRILIRLCFIVFGAAGCETAAPSRFNSAQDIVSPACTSGGDAKSLRVADNKIKPLTSSEGKAILGFEVLNSGEVINTTICQSSGQPAVDNELISNLKQMRFASGQAGLYRLKTYR
- a CDS encoding NADH-quinone oxidoreductase subunit B, which translates into the protein MSTAVQNQNSEIDEISKSFAFTTRLDDLVAWGRKNSLWPLPYGTACCGIELMSVMGPKYDLARFGAEVVRFSPRQADLLLVAGTITEKMGPILVHIYEQMLEPKYVLSMGACASSGGFYRSYHVMQGIDKVIPVDVYVPGCPPTPEAVLDGVMLLQKMIAEHKPRPWRDNWVNPYEKSKA
- the nuoD gene encoding NADH dehydrogenase (quinone) subunit D, whose product is MKNQKLEVYKSDLAQRFKNASDFKWSESFGSYVVIVPSAMVRDVLQFLKERGHFNFLMNLTAADYPERQERFDVVYELFNAKDGSRLRIKTMVGENQPVPSVISVWKGADWFEREVWDMFGVKFDGHPNLRRILTHHQFKGHALRKDYPADLQQMCDTALPIHFDNGTEPATKVDNLVSLNIGPSHPATHGTLRVMAQLDGEKIHRAGVEIGYLHRCFEKMAETHPYNQVIPYTDRLNYCSAPMNNVGYCKAIERMLGVDIPAKAKAMRIILCELSRFIDHVVCIGANAVDLGALTGFFHLFTLREKVYNVFEKLCGARLTVSMTRIGGMAQDAPDGWFGDVLELCKELRKGVSEIELLLSENKIWIQRTQNIGSISAESAIQWGYTGPCLRAAGVPLDLRKLDPYYGYETLDFDVPVGSTGDVYERYLVRVEEMKQSVRIVEQICKNIPGGDYTIRDKSIVLPDKKDVYGNIEGLMNHFMLVIHGLRPPVGEVYDATEAANGELGFYAVSDGAGTPYRLKVRPPCFAIYQSFPESITGGLLADVIAILGSMNLIAGELDR
- a CDS encoding NAD(P)H-dependent oxidoreductase subunit E; the encoded protein is MFELSTEGQKFVKSELSRYETKESAIIPSLFRAQKENGGWVSDEVIAHLSQLMEIPEARINEVFHFYTMFNKEPVGRHHVQVCCNVACAMAGTREMMHDFLREYGVDENEMTEDGRFTFTRVECLGACDKAPMMQINEKYHEDLTLERAKQILKGLK
- the nuoF gene encoding NADH-quinone oxidoreductase subunit NuoF; the protein is MAEAKILTEHYKDDAYKTLAGYKAKGGYETLKKAFSLQPADIVTMVKESGLRGRGGAGFPTGMKWSFLPNNNEPRYLLCNADEGEPCTFKDRLMMERAPHQLIEGMIISAYAVKSQKSYIYIRGEYTDCVQIIGDAIKEAYKDGLLGKNILGSGFDHEMDVYVGAGAYICGEETGMISSLEGLKGQPKLKPPFPAVKGYLGKPTIVNNVETLASVIYIVRDGVKEYRRHGTEKSPGTKLFAVSGDVIRPGTYEVPLGYKLIDLIENECGGLKPGRKLKAVIPGGTSAPVLNADECRQATMDYECLANMGTMLGSGSVVVLDDSRCMVDMLGVITHFYHHESCGQCTPCREGTGWLNKVVGSIMAGKGSIQDIDTLCKVADNMKGRTICALSDAAALPVLSFVPKFRDEFEYYIRQGTSKVRGIRYGQLHH
- a CDS encoding (2Fe-2S)-binding protein: MVNCTINGKPVSMKDGSTIIQAFKELNEDICHYCWHPALSIAGVCRLCMVEIEGNPKLQIACNTTIAEGMKITNQSEKVKDAVKWGLDFHLINHPLDCPICDQAGECGLQDQYMQFGKYDPEMAERKVKKRKVVDLGERVVLDSERCILCSRCVRFTEEISKTNELGIFNRGDHSEIGTFKDKPLNNNYSVNTVDICPVGALTSKDFRFKQRVWFLKDQPSVCTGCSTGCNVDVYFNKEGTWRMKPRFNPDVNGYWMCDVGRDMYKHTNLFHTEVTGERGQKNVTKNLSRLTLASSAVHGQKEFMDVAFAVQKLRDTLSSTKEAALVVTAQNTVEELDAMVGYFAKKFGAQHIYHWSNSPGTDEGFDGLLYRPSDKNPNTAGLKKVFEKHGVKSQPWKAEGSKYKTTVVVAPETVMTYPDFAQRILSLKDMSTVIWLGSTDSENFEELKGETWLIPTKTFVEKSGTFINYKGLEQKIRPVTLIVPNAMGVDDIAAVWTGQAPNSESVPYDPTERVENEFVYHRGSL
- a CDS encoding NADH-quinone oxidoreductase subunit I, encoding MSGYVRLKVPQQSKSWYLPAIFSGLAFTFKTMVKNLSNKKQMPTLNYPEEKYQYSSRFKGNHVLTVKKDGKLRCTACMLCATACPAQCISIVASEDNDPSVEKYPINYEIDILRCVFCGFCEEACPVDAIRMGPEWQTPGRNGENFVYDIKHLAHRANLNDGKGVQSIVDETERHNLI